The genomic DNA CCAGCAAATGCTTGTCAGTGCTGCTGGTGCTAAGCAGATATCAGGGAGTGATCCGTCTAGTGCAGTGGAATTAATTGACAACAAAACTGGTACTTCAATTGGTTCATTTGATGATACCGAACTCATGCTAAAAACGGTCTATGAATCCATCAAAAAGAATGAAAGGTTTTGTGGTGAAGTACAACGTGATGAAATAGAGTTTTTGGTGGCTTCTGGACAGAAATCCTTTTCAGAACTTGCAAAAGAACCAACTATGACTGAAGAGTTACAACATTCAAGCAATGTAGGTAACCAGTGCAATGCTGAGGAGCAACATTCAGATTTTCCAATTGATACGAATGATTGCCATGTGCAGGAAAAAGGTATGTTAACAATAGAAAATATTCTACCTTCAATCCAAAGCCATGAGTCTAGCTATGGAAATGGCTCTAGCTCGCCTAGGTTAATTGAGGCACAATATAATGTTTTCCATGATCCTTCTATTTATCTAAGTGATACAGAAGATAAAACACAAGATAGGAAATCTGAGGTTGGAGTTTCATTAAATGATTTGTGCATCAGGAAAAGTCTACGTGCAGATGAAGTAGGTTCCATCTCATCTCAGGTTGATACTGAAGCAAGTGTTCTTGATGTGCATGTAATTGATGATGAAATAGACATGAATAGAGAGGGCAATATGGGACAGTTAAATACTCCTCAGGTGGTATTGAGCAGATCGCACAGAAGTGGCGTGCCAAGAGAATCATCTTCAGAAAGTAACAGAAGTGGTGTGCCAAAAGAATCATCTTCAGAAAGTAAAGTGCACTGCTCGACTGAAAATTTAAACACAAGTCTAAATCCATTAGACACAAACATACACAGAAGGAGCTCAGATGTGATAACAGTGTGCCATTCAGTTGATGTTGCAGGCAATAGAGTTCCACTGTTAGACATGAGGAGGATTTCCATGCCTGTAATCAATAATGAAAGATGTAAACTTGAAAATGAAGTTGAGTTCTTGAGGAAAAAGCTAAAAGTGATTCAAGAAGGAAGAGAAAATTGTAACTTTTCAgcagaaaagaaggaaaaggagactCGCAATCTACAACGACTAGAGGAAATAGCATGTCAATTACAGGAAATCCGAAAAGCTACAGAGTTTTGAGAAAATACATATGGTATGGCATGAAGATAAAAAATTTGTTATTTCTAATTGCAAATAGTTAATGTCTGAGTTATCACTACAGCAATTCCGTAAGTCTTACAGCTAACTCGTACTGTTTAATACATTACCTTTCATAGCTGATAATTGCCTTTTTGTAGATATTATGTGTGTCAATATGGCATGACTATCTTTCAACATTCCCTTCCAAGTTGTATATATGTTCTGCTCCAATGTGGCATGTCTTCATCTCAACATATTTTCCACCTTTACATTTCATTTCAGTGAACCATAGATATATTGATATTTTCCTCCTTTAGATTGGGGATTGGAGTTTGGGGTTTAGGGCGATCATCCAACTTACAGAATTTGTTAGATTGTCTGTTAACAATGTTGAATTACCATAAATGAGCTCCAATTTATTGTCAGTGCTCCAATCTATAATACAATAGTCTGTTTTGCTTGCCGTCCTTGATACCTTATCCCCCTCCCCTACCTCTCCCTTCTATCTATCTATGCACATGTGCATAGGCTTCCTAAGCCACATCTGTGGTTCAAGGTTTCATAGTTTCCCAATAAAACTGTGATTCATCAGATATTCTAATTTGAACAAAAAATCCTACAATTACAAAAGAGAAGCCTTACTGTTATTCTTGCATAACCAATACATAATgaaatacattaaaaaaataaacattttcttaaaaaaatgctTTAACTACTAaatcaaacaatttttttttatttcatggaAACTTAAATATGGTATGTAGGCTACAGCTACTGCTGCAACCTAAACAAAGAAGTTTAAATAGGCAATAGATAAAATGTAGATATATTTGTATGTAATCCTCTTTGCACAATTATCTTGTCACCGGGATTGAAGGCATCAATATTAATATTGCAGAAGTTActatcttgtgatatttcattatattttttaTCATTAGTTAACCAATTTATATGGTAATTTTTAGGAAAAATTGTAGTTGTACCAGCTAGCTTTGATAGTTCCTCTGATTAACGTCTCCTACATCAGCAAATTCCCAGCCATCAAATAAGTGTTGGATCAAAAAGTGGCCAAAAATCTTTTGAGTGGACTTCTTTCAAATGTTGAAATAAATGAATGTAAGtagattctttttcttttctttgcttcATTTAGTCACGCAAACCTGTGAAACTTTTTCCTGGCTTGTCTGCCGTTTTCCCCCCTTAGTACTCGACAATATTTGTGGGCCGAATTCCTTGCAATTTCTTGTGCTTTGTACAGTAGATACTTTATTGCTAATGAAACAGAAACTCTATTAAATTGGTGAATGTGTAACACTATGTCCAAGTTGATCTTTGATTATGGTACTGAAGTCTTCATTAATATGTGTATATTAAGTGATGTAAAGGATTAAAATGGAGCTTAGCATTGCCTCTCAGCTATGGTTCCTAGTCTCATTGCAGTGCCAGAGGTGTTGCACATTGGGAGAAAAAACTTCATGCATGTGACTTTAGCAAGGTTCCACTCATTTGAATCGGTTTCTAATAAAGTTGATAGACAAGGATTGAAGTTTGGTCGACTAAACATTTGGACGTttgacttttcaaattttaaattcccAACATATTTTATCTAGTGTTGGTTGATCAGAGTTGGTTGTTTCATTGATAACATACATTGACTGTTGGTTGATGATTATCCATTACCCAATGGGTATCCCTTGAATGTTGTCGACCAAGATTCAAGAATTTTGGTTGCCCAAGGTTATGGATAAGATCAGTTTGACAATTTTATCTGCTGGAAATTCCCGATAGGTTCTGGAGAGTTCCTCTCAAATGCAACTCATAGATCTCAAAATCTATTATTTGATTGAGCATTGTTTTGTTTTCTCTAGCTTA from Zingiber officinale cultivar Zhangliang chromosome 4A, Zo_v1.1, whole genome shotgun sequence includes the following:
- the LOC121971636 gene encoding uncharacterized protein LOC121971636 isoform X2, with product MEACQGIHHRWTLRGLVASFVDLALVYLFLCAAAFAFFVSKALSFVGLSAPCSCDLVLIERRPQRQRREQKPTLGCLQRFLLDYPAGKIGGVFDSVCTGESRASRVGRCDNFRLVNRTGEDRGGASDGGGMLEMDRDRGESSNYRDKDFADVKGNAVLRQERSPNVLKRWRLQKKNISIKRASLSDLPSSAEVGRKGEMTIVTPLSTNDPLPLVQSIANAIPGTNYFFTGDQNAMAEEVSSTNALQTTAKVLSNGIGRFCDEDKNECDVTRELRQALKEERSARAALYQDLEKERSAAASAADEAMAMILRLQKEKSAIQMEARQYGTMAEEKSAYDEEEMKILKDIIVRQEREKYALQKEVEAYQQMLVSAAGAKQISGSDPSSAVELIDNKTGTSIGSFDDTELMLKTVYESIKKNERFCGEVQRDEIEFLVASGQKSFSELAKEPTMTEELQHSSNVGNQCNAEEQHSDFPIDTNDCHVQEKGMLTIENILPSIQSHESSYGNGSSSPRLIEAQYNVFHDPSIYLSDTEDKTQDRKSEVGVSLNDLCIRKSLRADEVGSISSQVDTEASVLDVHVIDDEIDMNREGNMGQLNTPQVVLSRSHRSGVPRESSSESNRSGVPKESSSESKVHCSTENLNTSLNPLDTNIHRRSSDVITVCHSVDVAGNRVPLLDMRRISMPVINNERCKLENEVEFLRKKLKVIQEGRENCNFSAEKKEKETRNLQRLEEIACQLQEIRKATEF